One region of Candidatus Margulisiibacteriota bacterium genomic DNA includes:
- a CDS encoding glycosyltransferase family 2 protein, translating to MKLSIVIPTYNEELRIGATIKKVVSYLSRTTMDAEIIVVDDGSIDGTVGIVSLQCDPEIPIIILTQEKNSGKGAAVRRGMLQAVGDLVLFSDADLSTPIEELDRFLVEIQNGCDIVIGSRGLDSSLLEIRQPFYRQLMGKTFNKLVQLLVFSGIQDTQCGFKLFTRKAVLALFPKQRIISFAFDVEILYLARKMGFCIKEVPVTWRNEKHSRVKIVKDSLKMLLSLLIIKTTHR from the coding sequence ATGAAGTTATCGATCGTAATTCCCACATACAATGAAGAATTGCGGATAGGTGCTACTATCAAAAAAGTAGTTTCCTATTTGAGCCGGACCACAATGGATGCAGAAATTATTGTTGTTGATGACGGCTCGATTGATGGGACTGTCGGCATTGTTTCTCTGCAATGCGATCCGGAGATTCCCATAATTATTCTTACTCAGGAAAAAAACAGCGGTAAGGGTGCTGCTGTCAGACGCGGTATGTTGCAAGCTGTAGGAGACCTGGTATTGTTTTCCGATGCTGACCTCTCTACCCCGATAGAAGAACTTGACCGATTTTTAGTTGAGATACAAAATGGCTGTGATATTGTTATTGGTTCCCGAGGCCTTGATTCTTCCCTTTTGGAAATCAGGCAGCCTTTTTATCGACAGCTTATGGGGAAAACCTTTAACAAACTTGTCCAATTACTCGTTTTTTCAGGGATTCAAGATACGCAGTGCGGGTTTAAATTATTCACTCGTAAAGCAGTGCTGGCATTATTTCCTAAACAGAGAATTATAAGCTTCGCTTTTGATGTTGAGATTCTGTATCTGGCAAGAAAGATGGGCTTTTGCATCAAAGAAGTACCTGTAACGTGGCGAAATGAAAAACATAGCCGCGTAAAAATTGTTAAGGATTCTCTCAAAATGCTCTTGTCTTTGCTTATAATTAAGACTACTCATAGATAA
- the cpaB gene encoding Flp pilus assembly protein CpaB — MVNKKFLILAVILGLITTLAVNLYIKKQVKNVKEDIPQFPVVVAAINIKSRDVIVEQMVSLKYLPKEYILPDAVTVTKDAIGKVNSSVLIPGEQLLKSKIKEKGSSLGLSFKIPPNKRAVSVRVASDAGIAGLIQPGDLVDVLVTFEGLAGDAGGPQTRTITVLQQVEILAIDQTTEFVGDEKDKSSGYSGNAVVTFALSLDEAERLTLANEKGRLSLALRSFNDKENVYSRGANLSEVISAGTGGSSRISTRSTEDVARLLNSSNQPVYKQLRKPASKPVSLKDSNKKKYKVEVIKGTQQNVVIWDNP, encoded by the coding sequence TTGGTTAACAAGAAGTTTTTGATTTTAGCTGTAATATTAGGTTTAATCACAACATTAGCAGTAAACCTTTATATAAAAAAACAAGTGAAAAATGTTAAGGAAGATATCCCTCAATTCCCGGTTGTTGTTGCTGCCATTAACATTAAGTCACGGGATGTTATCGTTGAGCAGATGGTTAGCCTCAAGTATCTTCCTAAGGAATATATTTTGCCGGATGCCGTTACTGTTACAAAAGATGCGATTGGCAAGGTAAATTCTTCGGTATTGATACCCGGTGAGCAACTTTTAAAATCAAAAATAAAAGAAAAAGGCTCATCGCTGGGACTATCTTTTAAAATTCCTCCGAATAAACGTGCTGTTTCGGTAAGAGTAGCTTCGGATGCCGGGATTGCAGGATTGATCCAGCCAGGAGATCTTGTTGATGTTCTTGTTACCTTCGAAGGGCTTGCGGGAGATGCTGGCGGTCCTCAAACAAGAACAATAACCGTATTGCAACAAGTAGAAATACTTGCCATAGATCAAACAACAGAATTTGTAGGCGATGAGAAGGATAAATCATCCGGGTATTCCGGAAATGCGGTAGTTACGTTTGCATTGTCTCTTGATGAAGCCGAAAGGTTGACATTGGCAAATGAAAAAGGCCGGCTTTCTTTGGCGCTACGGTCTTTTAACGATAAAGAGAATGTATATTCTCGCGGGGCAAACCTTAGCGAAGTTATCAGTGCTGGTACCGGAGGGTCTTCCCGGATATCAACACGGTCGACGGAGGACGTTGCAAGATTACTTAATTCATCGAACCAGCCTGTTTATAAACAACTACGAAAACCTGCGTCAAAGCCAGTCAGCCTCAAGGATTCGAACAAGAAAAAATATAAGGTAGAAGTCATAAAAGGTACGCAACAGAATGTTGTTATTTGGGATAATCCTTAA